A window of Micromonospora eburnea genomic DNA:
CGGTGCTGCTGGCCCGCTTCGAGATGCTGGTGTAGCTGGTCGAGCCGCGCGCTGAGGCCTGCCTCGAGGTCGTCGACGCGGAAGTACGCGTAGTCGGTGTTGTCGTCCTTCCAGGCGCGGATTCCCCAGCCGTTGTCGAAGCGTTTGAACGCGGGTCCCCCGGGCAGGCTCGAGTTGAAGGCGTGCCAGTCGGCCAGAGTGGTCAACTCCGCGATCATCCGGACCAGCAGCCGGCGAAGGTCCGAGCCGGCGAACGCGGTGACCACGACCATGTCGAACTCCGGTACGCCGCTGGGCCGCTGGTCGCTGCGGGCGGCCTGCTGCACGAGACTCTGGTCGGTGATCGGCACCCGGTTCCACCCACTCCACGCGCTTCGCTTCACCAGGGCCAGCACGGGGTCGACGCCACGCGTCATCCACCAGTTCCACGTCGCCACGCCCATATGCCTGCTGGCCGCGGTGCGGGCCGATCTCGCCTCGCTGGCCCGCCGGTAGGTGTCCGCCGCGTCCAACCCGATCCGCACCACCTCGAGGCCGAGCAGGACGGCCCCTCCGACCCGGGTCCGCACCGGCGTGTACACCGTGCCGTCCGGCCGGTACGCCTGGCGCACCCCGTGCATGGCGCTCTCCGCGAGCTGGTTGAGTTGCATCTGCCGGGCCAGCGACTCCACGAGCACGGAACGCAGCTCGGCGCTCATCGCGCGGCGGGCCAGCCGTGCTGATCCCTCCGCGGTCGCCCTCTCCAGCTCCGGCGTCCATTCCGCGCGGACCGCGGTTATCGCGGTCCGGACGTGCTCGTCCACCACGGCGGTGCCGAGCACGCCGCGCGCGTTGCGTATCAGCTCGGTGTGCACCGCCCGGCAGCGGAACAGCTCATTGACGTTCTCAGCCTCTACCGCCGCCATCATCTGCACCGCGTTGAGGTGCATCCGTTGGTAGAGATTCATGCCTCTCTGGTGCCCTTCCAGGTTCGACCGTTCCCGCGCCAGAGCGGCGCGCTGGGCCTGGACCTGGGTGTTGATCTGCGCCAACGCGGCCGTCGCCTGGGTCAGGTTCGCGGAGCTGTTCACGCCTCCGGCAGCGGTCGCCGCAGCGTGCAACTCGGTCCAGTAACGGGCCGTCGACGCGCGAAGGTCGGTCTCCAGGGTGTTGAGGCTGGTCTCCGTCGCGGTGACCGAGGCGGTCAACGAGCCCGGCGCGGCACTCGCGCCGTACGCCGCCCTGAGCGACTCGGCGGCGGCGCGGAGGTCGGCGATCTCGGCCAGCCCACCGTACGCGTTGCGAAGCGACGTGTTGCCGCGCTGGATCTCCTGCGCGGCGAGCTGCAGTCCCGCCATGTTGACCGTCACCCGCTCCAGCCGGCCGCCGGTCGCGCGGGTCGCCTGAGCCTGTCCCGGCGGTGAGGGATCGCCGCCGATCGCCTCCGGCGAGAGCCCGGCTGTGTTGAGGAAGTTGAAGGTCCGGCTGCGAGCCTGACGGCTGGTCTGCGAGAAACTCTGCGTGGTCTGCGCCACCAGGCGCAACGCGTCTCCACCGGACTCGTAGGCCAGCTCCAGCATCCGCAGGAACCCCGCGGTGTTGTCGGCGCCGGCCTGCTCGCCGAAGTGGTGCGGAACCTCCATCAACCGCAGGTTGCGCCCGGGCCCCCCGAGCATCCGCCGGAAGGCGTCGGCGCCGATCGAGTTGACGATCTCGGTGAACTGGTGGCCGTCCGCGTCTGCCGTGAACACCATGCGCTCGCCGCTGACCATGTCGTGCACGACGACGACCGGGCTGCTGGCGTTTCGGTTGAAGCCGGCCCCCGGACGGGTCAGCGCGTCATGCGCTGCCACCGAACGGTAGGTGGTGAGCTCCATGTTGCCGATCACGCGTCGCTGGATGTGCACCCCGCCGGTCGTCCCGCCGACGTTGATCTCGATGAGCTGCTGGCCGGGTTGGACCGTCAGGCTCGACACCTTCCACGCGCCGCCTTCGGCGGTGCGCAACTGCTGCACCGTGACCTCGACCGCTGTCGCGGAGAACCGGGCGTCGGTCAGCAGCGCGCGGACCGCGTTGTAGTGGTCGGCGTCGGCGTGGGAGACGACGACCCGCTCCGGTACCGTGGCCTGCGCCCGGGTGAACGCGCCGACCGACTGGACCAGTCGTTGCACGCTCGGGGCGGTCGCGCTGAACGAGTTGCCCGACCCCGCGTCGAAGAGGATGCTGCCTCCACCTCCAATGGAGGAGAGCAGGACCGCCCGTCCCTTTGCGTCCGGCTGGAAGAAGAAAGCCTGTACGCCGGGCTGCGCAGGCGTGGCCGCTCTGGGCCGTATCTCGAACCGGGTGACGCGCGCACCGTCGAACCGGTCCCCGAACCGCATGCCCAGGATGACCGGTTGCGCGGCCCCGACGGCGAGTCCCTGGGGGAATCCGCGCGCCAGGAGCTGCCTGTCCTCGTCGGTGATGAGCAGGCCCGCAGCGGACAACGCCCTCTCGGACTCGGCGTCCAACGCGGGGCCCGGCGCCGGGACATCGCCTCTGGGCGGGTGCTGACGCTGCACCGGAGGTGGCTGAGCCAGCAGGCCGCTGACGGCACGGTTGCCGGCGCTGCGTTGCAGAGCGGCGAGGCCCGCCAACCGTCCCGGCCGCGGCTGCGTATGCTCACGGCCTGTGCCGGGCACCGGCGCGCGCTCGTGCGCCCACACCATTGACCCATTCTAGGAGGGCTGACCTGCCCGAACGCGCACTCTTCGTCGGCGCGGTCGGCCGCCTGGACGAGTCGAGGCGGGTTCCGCGGATGGGTGGGCCACGCAGGACGCCCGAGGTGGACACGCGGCTCGGTCAATGCCGTGGCGGGAGCCGTAGGCCGGCCATTCCGCCGTCGACCTCGATGGCTGTTCCAGTGAGGAACGACGCTGCGGGCGACACCAGGTAGCAGATCGCGTCCGCCACCTCGTCGGCGGTGGCCAGCCGGCCCATCGGCTGCCGCGCCACGAGTTGGGCCAGTCCGCGCTCGGGGTCGGCTGCGCCGCTGAGCAGCCGGTCGATCCACGGGGTGGCAACGGTCCCGGGGCTGACCGCGTTCACCCGGATGTTCTCGCCACAGTGGTCGGCGGCCATCGCCCTGGTGAGCGCCAGTACCGCGCCCTTGCTGGCGCTGTAGAGGGCACGCTGCGGAAGGCCTGCGGTCGCCGCGATCGATGCGACGTTGACAATGCTCGCCCTGTCGGATCGACGCAGGTGCGGTAGGGCGGCCCGAGACACCCGGGCGATCGCCACCACGTTGACGTCGAGCACCCGGGCCCACTCCTCGTCCGGGTTCGCGGCGACGTCACCGACGGCGGAGACGCCAGCGATGTTCAGGACGGCATCCAGCCCGCCCAGGGTCGCGGCCGCCGCGGCCACCGCGGCCGTCACCGCCTCGGCGTCGCGTAGGTCCGCGACGATGTCGTCGCCCGCTGGGCCCGAAGCGGCGGCGTCGCCCATCGACCCGAATTCGCTCATGCCGCCGGGCGCCGGCCCGGACGGGCGTACGTCCAGACCGATCACCTGGGCTCCGTGTGCCCGCAGTCGGGCCGCCGTCGCTGCGCCGATCCCGGAGGCGGATCCGGTCACCAGCGCGCGGAGGCCCCGCAACGAATCGTCCATGAGTCACCTACTCACCCGCCCCGAGGGCGGCCTTCGGTCCGTCCCGTACCAGGTTGGACACCGTCAGTTAAGGCCCGTGATCCATTGACTCCGCCACGACGCCGCTGCTAGACAGTACACAGCTAGGGACTGGAGATCACATATGCGAACCAACTTTGGTCGACCCTCGGGCTCCCCGAGCCCCATGGATCGCAGATCGTTTTTGCGGTTGGCCGGCGCGACGGGTCTGGCGGCCGCACTGGCGCCCGCGTTGAGTGCGTGTTCGTCCTCGTCGTCCCAGCCTTGGAACGGCGAGCTTGAGTTCATGGGCTGGGACTTCCAGCCCGACACGATCAAGCGGCTCGTGGCCGCCTGGGCTGACGCCAACGGCACCCCCACCAACGTCCAGACCATCCCCAACGTCGGTTACTCGGCGGCGCTGCAGACCCGACTGCGTGGCGGAAGCGCGATCGACGTCTACTACAACTTCGCCTACAACACGCAGAAGTTCATCAAGCAGAACTGGGCCGCCGAGCTGAACGGGCTCAGTGACGTCGACACGATGGTGAGCGAGATGTTCCCGAGTGCCCGCGAGCGGCACGTGACCTCCGACGGGAAGATCATCAGCGTTCCGTACTTTTCCGCCGTCTACATGAACCAGTACAACAAGTCGTTCGTCGAACGGGCCGGCTTCTCCGCGCCGCCGACCAGCCTGGCGGAGACCTACCAGCAGGCCAAGAAGATGAAGGCCGACGGCATCTGCGCCACTCCGTACATCGCATACTGGATCAAGGAGTTCTGCGAGGAGTACCTGCACGTCTATCTGCTGGCACAGGGGGTCACCCCCTTCGACGAGCAGGGCGAGCCGGTCTTCGCCGACGACCCGAAGGCGGAGGAGGCCTTCGCGTGGTGGCAGACGATGTACACCGAAGGGCTGACGCCGCGGTCGCTGCTCAACGACGACCCCGGCAAGCTCAGCGGTGAGCTGGCCCAGGGGCGCGCCGCCTTCTACGTCCTGCACCACTACTTCCTCACCAGCGTGCGTGACCTGAAGGGCCCCGAGTCGAACAACATCGAGCAGGCGCCGGTGGTCGACGGACAGACCCTGCAGATCGGCGAGGTGCTCCAGCTGGGCTCCAAGTCGAGCGAGGCGCGCGACAAGGCGTGGAAACTCATGAAGCACTACGGCTGGAAGGACCAGGACGGCAAGTTCACCGTCTCCACCGAGTGGGCGAAGGCCGGCGGCCTCGCCGCCCCGTACCCGGCGTTCTTCACCGACCCGGCCACCGTCGAGGCGTTCCCCGACTACTACGACCTGTCCAAGCTGTCCCAGACCTTCGAGAGCGGCTCCAACGTGGTACCCGCGCGCACCCTGCCCTGGTACCCGACCTTCCAGGCCAAGGTGGGGGACCTGGTGCACGCGATGCTGCTGGGCCAATCCGAGCCCAAGGCGACCGTCGCCGCGCTCGCCGACGCCGCCCGCCGCGCCAAGGCCGGCGGAGGTCTGTAACCGGTGACCACGACCGCACGTCCACAGGACAGCGCTCTCGCTCCGGCAGGCGACTCGCCTGCCGGAGCACGGCGGCGGGACAGCCTGACCGCATCGCACGCGCGCTTCGGGCGCAGCATCGTGGCCCCGTCCGCGATCGTGCTGGTGCTGCTCCTGCTCGTACCGACGATCCTGACGGCGCTGTACAGCTTCTACGACGTCCCGGCCAGCGGCGAGGGGCTGGGGGAGTTCGTCGGGCTGGCCAACTACAAGGTGGTCTTCGGCAGCTCGGTCTTCTGGGCATCGCTGAGGGTCACGCTGATCTTCAGCGTGGGCTTCGTCGTGTTGTCCACCGTGATCGGCCTGGCCGCCGCCATGCTGCTCAACCAGAACTTCCGTGGCCGGGGATTCGCACGCGCCCTGCTCGTCCTGCCGTGGGCCACGCCGTGGCTGGTGATCGGCGTCCTGTGGAAGTGGTACGCCGACGGCAGCGTGGGCGGCCTCAACGGGATGCTGATGCGGCTGAACCTGATCGGCGAGTACGTCGAGTTCCTCTCCGACCCGAACTGGGCGATGGTGATCGCGGTGGTCGCGGCGGCCTGGCGGCAGTCGTGCTTCGCGGCCATCCTCTTCCTGGCCGGACTGCAGACCCTGCCGCACATCCACCACGAGGCGGCCGCGATCGACGGCGCCGGTGTGTGGAAGCGGTTCCGCCACGTCACCCTGCCCTGGCTGCGGCCGGTACTGGTGACCGTGACGGTCCTCAACATCATTTACGCGTTCCTGCAGTTCGACGTCGTCTACGCCCTCACCCAGGGCGGCCCGGGCGATGCCACCCAGGTGTTGAGCATCCTCATCTACCGGCAACTCTTCGTCGTGACCGACATCGGAACCGGATCGGCGCTGGCGGTGATCCTCGGCCTTCTCGCGCTGCTGGGCGGGCTGCTGACGGTACGGCTGCTGTACGGCAGGCAGGAGGAGAACTGACATGTCCACCCTGCAAGGACGACTGCCTCGCCGTGGTCGCAAGCGCCGCGGTCGGGGGCTGGGCGGCACGATCCTCATCTACCTGGCCGTCGCGGTCTTCGCGGCCTGGATCCTGCTGCCGCTGTGGTACGCGCTGACCAGCAGTCTGACCACCGCCGACCAGTTGAGCGTGCGCCCCTACCCGCTTGTCCCCGGTGAACTGACCCTCGACAACTTCCGCAGCGTGCTGACCGGCGACACCGGCTCCTCGACGCTGGGCTCCAGCGATCTCGGGGCCCGGCTGGTCCCGGCCATCGGCCAGAGCGTCCTGGTGAGCGGCCTGCTCGTGGTGGTCAACCTGCTCGTCGGTGGCCTCGGCGCGTACGGGCTGTCCCGGTACCCGTTCCGGGGCTCGAACGCCTTCCACCTGGGCATCATCGCGACCCGCGTGGTTCCGGCCATCGCGATCATCGGGCCGTTCTTCATCCTGCTGCGCAACGCGGAACTGCTCAACACCCCCTGGGCCCTGGTGATCAGCTACAACGTGTTCACCCTGCCGTTGGCGATCATGGTGTTGAAGAACTACTTCGACCAGTTGCCGCGGGAGATCGAGGAGGCGGCCATGGTCGACGGCACCTCCCGGCTCCGGGCGCTGTGGCTCATCGTGGTGCCGCTGGCCCGTCCGGGTCTGGTCGCCGCCGGGGTGCTCATCTTCCTGGAGGCCTGGAGTGAGTTCTTCTACGCGCTGGTGCTCACCAACCAGTTGACGGTTCCGCCGCTGCTGGCCGGCCTGCAATCGGTACAGCAGTTCAACTGGAACACCCTGGCGGCCGCCACGATCATCGTGATGATCCCACCGGTCCTGCTCACCCTGTTGTTCCAGCGCCACGTCGTGGGCGCTCTCGCCGCGGGGTACGACAAGTGAGCCGCCGGATCCGCGCCGGGGTGCTCAGCGCGGGCGCCTGGTCGGAAAGCACCCACCTGCCGGCCCTGGCCAACGCCGAGGACGTGGACCTGGTGGTCGTCTCGCGACCCGACGGCGACCGGGCCCGCGAACTGGCCGAGCGGTTCGGCGCCGACGGAGCGGAGACCGACTGGCGGGCCGCGTTGACGTACGACCTGGACGCGGTGATCGTCAGCAGCCCGCCGGTCGCGCACGAGGAGATGGTCACCGAGGCCCTGCGCAGCGGAGCCCACGTGCTGTGCGAGAAGCCGTTCGCGCTGGAGGCGGGGTCGGCTCGGCGAATGGTCACGGCCGCCCGCGACAACGGTCGGGAACTGCTCGTCGCGTTCGGCTGGTCGGCCACCCCGGTCTTCACCCGGGCCCGAGCGCTCCTCGAACGCGGTGGGCTCGGCGACGTGGAGCACGTCGCGATGCATCTGGTCGTCGCCACCCGGGAACTGCTGCACGGCAGCGAGGACGGCGGTTGGGGCGGGTCCGGCGGATCGCAGACCGCGACCTACACCGATCCCGCGGTCTCGGCCGGGGGAGCGGCGGCGGTTTCCATGAGCCACGAACTCGGCATGCTGCTGTGGCTGCTCGACCGCCGGGTCACCGAGGTGACCGCCCGGACCCATCCGGCCGGGCATCGGATCGACCTGCACGACTCGGTCCTGCTGACCTTCGAGGGCGAGGTGACCGCGACGGTCTCCTGCGCCAGCACCCACCCGGTCACCACCCGTCCGGAGTGGTACCTCGGGATCCAGGGCAGCGCGGCGGACCTGTGGATCGATTCGGCCCTGGACCGCTGGCGGGTGCGTTTCGCCGACGGCACGATCGACGAGTCGCGGACGGCCGGCGACGGCGCGTACTCCGCGCAACTACCCACCCAGACCTTGATCGACATTGCCGCCGGTCGGCTGCCGGCCGCGCCGGCAGGGATGTCCGGTGACCTGGCGGCGCGGGTGGTCGAGGTGACCGACGCGATCTACCACAGTGCGCGGGTGGGTGGCGCGGTCCGGCTACCCGAGGGGAAGGAATCCTGATGAGCACCGGCGACGCAGCCACCCCGGGGACGTACGCCGTGCGGGCCGCGCACGTCGGGACGCTGCCCGTACCCGGGTGGGAGGTCTACTTCGGGCGCAACGACACGACCTTTCACGACCTGGCGTTCTACGTCTGGTTGGTGACCGACGGTGAGCGCGTCGGGCTGGTCGACCTGGGCCTGCCGGCCGACCCCGCCGACCGGTCCGCACTGGTCACCGCCTGTCAGGACGTCGATCCCCGATCGTTGTTCCGCGACACCCGAGGTCTGGCAGCGGCGATGCGGGAGCTGGCGGTCCAACCGGAGGACGTGGACTTTGTCTGTGTCACCCAGACCGTCACCTACCACACCGGCGGTCTCGACCTGAGCCTGCTGCCCCGGGCCCAGGTCTACCTGGCTGCCGCCGGTGTGCTGGAGATGCTGACCGACCCGCCCGGACATCCGTCGCCGGATCTCTACTTCACCGCGACGGGCTGGTCGGCGCTGCGGGAGTTGGCCGTGGCCGGCCGGCTGACGCTGGCCCGGGACGCGGTCGAGGTGGCACCCGGGATCGTCTTCGAACCGACCGGCGGGCACCACCCAGGGTCGGCGGCGGTCCGGGTGCGGACCGCCGACGGGACGCTCGGACTGCTCGAAACCGCGTTCCTCCAGGGCAACGTCGACGGCATCATCCCGGTGGGGATCAGCGAGGACGCCGCCCGGTGCCGCGAGGTGATCCGCCGCTACCGGGCGGAGTGCGACGAGGTGATCGCCCTGCACGACCCGGTGCACCTGGCACGGTTCGGCGATGCTCGCCGCTCCGAGGAACCGGCGAGGGCGGCATGACCGCCGCCGAACTGGTGGTACGCGGTGGCACAGTGGTCGACGGGCTGGGCTCGCCGCCCGTCGACGCCGACGTCGTCATCGCGGACGGACGGGTGACCGCGCTCGTACCGCGCGGTACCCGGGTGGCTGCCGACGGGGTGGTCGACGCCGACGGGCTGGTGGTGACCCCCGGGTTCATCGACATGCACTCCCACTCCGACGTGCAGATATTCGCCGAACCCGACCACCCCGCCCGGCTGTTGCAGGGAGTCACCACCGAGGTGCTGGGGCAGGACGGGCTCAGCTACGCTCCGGTCGACGACGAGACGCTGGCGAGACTCCGTACCCAGCTCAGGGGGTGGAACGACGATCCGCCCGGCTTCGACTGGGCGTGGCGTTCGGTCGCCCAGTACCTGGACCGGCTCGACTCCGGTGTGGCCGTCAACACCGCGTACCTGGTGCCGCAGGGCACGGTGCGGCTGCTGGTGGTCGGCGCGGAGAACCGCCCGGCCACCGCCGACGAGCTGGCGCGGATGCGCCAGGTCGTTCGGCAGGGCCTGGCCGAGGGCGCGGTGGGGATGTCCTCGGGTCTGACCTACGTCCCCGGCATGTACGCCGACACCGACGAACTGGTCGCGCTCTGCGAGGTGGTCGCCGAGGCCGGCGGCTACTTCTGCCCGCACCACCGCAACTACGGCTCGCACGTGCTGGAGTCGTACGACGAGTGCCTCCAGATCGCCCGCCGGACCGGGGTGGCACTGCATCTGGCCCACTGCCACGTCAGCTTCCCGGTCAACCAGGGCCGGGTCGGCGAACTGGTGGCGATGCTCGACGACGCCGCGGCCAGCGGGGTGGACCTCAGCTTCGACGCCTACCCCTACCTCGCCGCCATGACGTCGCTGCACGCGCTGCTGCCGGGTTGGGCCCAGTCAGGCAGCACCGAGGAGCAGTTGGCCCGGCTGACCGACGCGGGCGTACGGGACCGGCTCACCCACGAACTCGATGTGCTGGGGACCGACGGCAACCAGGGCCTGCCGGTGGACTGGTCGACGATCGTGGTCTCCGGCATGGCCGGGGCACCCGGCTACCCGGACGTGGTGGGGCACAGCATCGCCGACAGCGCCCGCACGCGGGGCGTGCCACCGGCGCACCTGTGCCTGGACCTCATCGCGGCCAGCCGCTTCGGCGCGTCGTGCCTGATGTACGCCGGCATCGAGGAGCACGTGCGCACGTTGATGCGCCATCCGCGACACACCGTCGGCAGCGACGGGATCCTGGTCGGCGACCAGCCCCACCCGCGCGGTTGGGGCAGCTTCGCGCGGGTCCTCGGCCGGTACGTCCGCGAGGAGCAGGTCCTCGACCTCGTCGAGGCGGTGCGGCACATGACCTCGTCGGCGGCCGACCGGATCGGCGCACCCGACCGGGGCCGGATCCAGGTCGGGGCCGCCGCCGACCTCGTCGTGTTCGACCCGCGAACGGTCGTGGACCTCGCTACCTACGAGGACCCACGGCAGCCCCCGGCCGGCATCCCCCACGTCATCGTCAACGGGACGGTCGCGGTCCGCGACGGCCGTCTCACCGGAAGTCGGTCCGGGCGCGTCGTACGGCGTACCCGTCCGGCCACCCTCACCAGCAAGGAGATCTGAACCTGATGCAGGCAGTCGTCTACACCGCGCCGATGGAGCTGACCGTCCTCGATGTGCCGGAGCCCACCCCGAAACCGGGTGAGGTCCTGGTCGACGTGCGGGCGGTGGGCATCTGTGGTTCGGAACTGGAGGGCGTGGCCACCCGCAGCCCATTCCGGGTACCGCCGTTGATCATGGGACACGAGTTCGCCGGGGTGCGGGTCGACACCGGGGAGCACGTCGTGGTCAACCCGGTGGTCGCCTGCCTCACCTGCGACCTGTGCGACCGGGGTCTGATCAACGTGTGCCGGAACCGGCAGATCCTCGGCATCCAGCGCCCCGGCGGGTACGGCGAGTTCGTGGCGGTACCCGAGCAGAACCTGGTGGCCGTCGACTCGGCGGTGCCGTTCACCACGATGGCGTTCACCGAGCCGATCGCCAACGCGGTGCACGCGATGCGGCTGGTCCAGGCGCACGACCCCTGGCCCCAGCGCGTCGGCATCATCGGCTGCGGTGCCATCGGGATGGCCCTGGCGCTGGTGGCCAAGGCCCGGGGCGTGCCGCACATCGAGATCACCGACCTTTCCGAGGCCAGGCTGGAAAAGGCCCGTGCCCACGGCATCGTGCCGGCCGGGCCCAGCCTCACCGGCGAGGACTACGACGTCATCCTCGACTCCGTCGGCAGCGCCGCGACCCGGGGAGCGTCGTTGCGCCTGGTGCGCCCGGGCGGGACGGCGGTCTGGGTCGGCCTGCACGGTCCCGATGCCGAGCTGGACGGCCTCGCCATGATCCGCCGGGAGGTCCGGGTCCTGACCGCCTTCTGCTACGACCGCAACGACTTCGAGGTCGCGGCGCGGCTCGTTGAGTCGACGGGGCCGGAATGGGAGGCGCGGACCCCGGGCTGGGTGGCCACCGCCCCGTTGGCCGAGGGCGCGAAGACCTTCCTCAGCCTGCTCGACGGGCCGACGGACGCGGTCAAGACGATGCTCGTGCGATGATGCCCGGTCGATTCACACGCGTGCCGACCACCGGCGGCCCCGAGGCGGGAACGAGTGGGACAGGATGAGCACCGGAGGGGACATGGTGGAGAAGCACAGTGGCCTGAGCGCGGTCAAATCCGCGAGCCGGGTGCTGGACGTGCTGGAGCTGCTGGCACAGCATCAGCAGGGACTGACCTTCCCGGAGCTGGTGGAACTGCTCGGTTTTCCCAAGAGCAGTCTCCATGCCCTGCTGTGGACCTTGCACGATCGTGGTTGGGTCGCCCTCGACGAGGACACCCGGCGGTACCGCACCGGGGTGCGGGCCTGGGAGGCCGGGCAGGGGTTCGTGCACGGTGTGGACCTGGTCCGGGTCGCGGATCGGCACCTGCGTAACGCGCGAGCGGAACTCGACGAGACCGTCCAGCTCGCGATCCTCGACGGAACCGACGTCGTGTACGTGGCCAAGGTGGAAGCCAACCACCCGTTCCAGCTCGTCTCGCGCGTCGGGATGCGGCTGCCCGCGTACGCGACTGGGCTGGGCAAGGTCCTCCTGGCCGCGTTGCCGCCGGCGGAGCTCGAGGCGCGGTTCGAGGCGTTCAACTTCGAGCGCTTCACCGACCGTACGCTGACCTCCTTCGCGGACCTGGTCGACCGACTCGCCCAGATCCGTAAGGACGGGTTCGGTGAGGACGACGGGGAGTACACCGAGGGCATCTTCTGCGTGGCCGCGCCGGTGCGGGATCACACCGGCGCGGTCGTGGCGGCCCTGAGCTGTAGCGCGCCTCGGCCCCGGCTCGACGCGCGCGAGGTCGATCCCCAACGGATCCGCGAGCTGGTCCGGGCGCACGGCCACGCCCTGTCCACCGACCTCGGCTGGTCGGGAGCGACCAGCGGCACCAACCCGCGTATCCCGAGCACCCGACGCTGACGCAGCCAACCGTCCGCGCGGGCCGCCCACCGTCAAGCGGTGCCTTCCGGCGCCGCCGCCAGCACG
This region includes:
- a CDS encoding carbohydrate ABC transporter permease translates to MTTTARPQDSALAPAGDSPAGARRRDSLTASHARFGRSIVAPSAIVLVLLLLVPTILTALYSFYDVPASGEGLGEFVGLANYKVVFGSSVFWASLRVTLIFSVGFVVLSTVIGLAAAMLLNQNFRGRGFARALLVLPWATPWLVIGVLWKWYADGSVGGLNGMLMRLNLIGEYVEFLSDPNWAMVIAVVAAAWRQSCFAAILFLAGLQTLPHIHHEAAAIDGAGVWKRFRHVTLPWLRPVLVTVTVLNIIYAFLQFDVVYALTQGGPGDATQVLSILIYRQLFVVTDIGTGSALAVILGLLALLGGLLTVRLLYGRQEEN
- a CDS encoding alcohol dehydrogenase catalytic domain-containing protein, translated to MQAVVYTAPMELTVLDVPEPTPKPGEVLVDVRAVGICGSELEGVATRSPFRVPPLIMGHEFAGVRVDTGEHVVVNPVVACLTCDLCDRGLINVCRNRQILGIQRPGGYGEFVAVPEQNLVAVDSAVPFTTMAFTEPIANAVHAMRLVQAHDPWPQRVGIIGCGAIGMALALVAKARGVPHIEITDLSEARLEKARAHGIVPAGPSLTGEDYDVILDSVGSAATRGASLRLVRPGGTAVWVGLHGPDAELDGLAMIRREVRVLTAFCYDRNDFEVAARLVESTGPEWEARTPGWVATAPLAEGAKTFLSLLDGPTDAVKTMLVR
- a CDS encoding Gfo/Idh/MocA family protein gives rise to the protein MSRRIRAGVLSAGAWSESTHLPALANAEDVDLVVVSRPDGDRARELAERFGADGAETDWRAALTYDLDAVIVSSPPVAHEEMVTEALRSGAHVLCEKPFALEAGSARRMVTAARDNGRELLVAFGWSATPVFTRARALLERGGLGDVEHVAMHLVVATRELLHGSEDGGWGGSGGSQTATYTDPAVSAGGAAAVSMSHELGMLLWLLDRRVTEVTARTHPAGHRIDLHDSVLLTFEGEVTATVSCASTHPVTTRPEWYLGIQGSAADLWIDSALDRWRVRFADGTIDESRTAGDGAYSAQLPTQTLIDIAAGRLPAAPAGMSGDLAARVVEVTDAIYHSARVGGAVRLPEGKES
- a CDS encoding ABC transporter substrate-binding protein is translated as MGWDFQPDTIKRLVAAWADANGTPTNVQTIPNVGYSAALQTRLRGGSAIDVYYNFAYNTQKFIKQNWAAELNGLSDVDTMVSEMFPSARERHVTSDGKIISVPYFSAVYMNQYNKSFVERAGFSAPPTSLAETYQQAKKMKADGICATPYIAYWIKEFCEEYLHVYLLAQGVTPFDEQGEPVFADDPKAEEAFAWWQTMYTEGLTPRSLLNDDPGKLSGELAQGRAAFYVLHHYFLTSVRDLKGPESNNIEQAPVVDGQTLQIGEVLQLGSKSSEARDKAWKLMKHYGWKDQDGKFTVSTEWAKAGGLAAPYPAFFTDPATVEAFPDYYDLSKLSQTFESGSNVVPARTLPWYPTFQAKVGDLVHAMLLGQSEPKATVAALADAARRAKAGGGL
- a CDS encoding carbohydrate ABC transporter permease; translated protein: MSTLQGRLPRRGRKRRGRGLGGTILIYLAVAVFAAWILLPLWYALTSSLTTADQLSVRPYPLVPGELTLDNFRSVLTGDTGSSTLGSSDLGARLVPAIGQSVLVSGLLVVVNLLVGGLGAYGLSRYPFRGSNAFHLGIIATRVVPAIAIIGPFFILLRNAELLNTPWALVISYNVFTLPLAIMVLKNYFDQLPREIEEAAMVDGTSRLRALWLIVVPLARPGLVAAGVLIFLEAWSEFFYALVLTNQLTVPPLLAGLQSVQQFNWNTLAAATIIVMIPPVLLTLLFQRHVVGALAAGYDK
- a CDS encoding N-acyl-D-amino-acid deacylase family protein, giving the protein MTAAELVVRGGTVVDGLGSPPVDADVVIADGRVTALVPRGTRVAADGVVDADGLVVTPGFIDMHSHSDVQIFAEPDHPARLLQGVTTEVLGQDGLSYAPVDDETLARLRTQLRGWNDDPPGFDWAWRSVAQYLDRLDSGVAVNTAYLVPQGTVRLLVVGAENRPATADELARMRQVVRQGLAEGAVGMSSGLTYVPGMYADTDELVALCEVVAEAGGYFCPHHRNYGSHVLESYDECLQIARRTGVALHLAHCHVSFPVNQGRVGELVAMLDDAAASGVDLSFDAYPYLAAMTSLHALLPGWAQSGSTEEQLARLTDAGVRDRLTHELDVLGTDGNQGLPVDWSTIVVSGMAGAPGYPDVVGHSIADSARTRGVPPAHLCLDLIAASRFGASCLMYAGIEEHVRTLMRHPRHTVGSDGILVGDQPHPRGWGSFARVLGRYVREEQVLDLVEAVRHMTSSAADRIGAPDRGRIQVGAAADLVVFDPRTVVDLATYEDPRQPPAGIPHVIVNGTVAVRDGRLTGSRSGRVVRRTRPATLTSKEI
- a CDS encoding IclR family transcriptional regulator, producing MSTGGDMVEKHSGLSAVKSASRVLDVLELLAQHQQGLTFPELVELLGFPKSSLHALLWTLHDRGWVALDEDTRRYRTGVRAWEAGQGFVHGVDLVRVADRHLRNARAELDETVQLAILDGTDVVYVAKVEANHPFQLVSRVGMRLPAYATGLGKVLLAALPPAELEARFEAFNFERFTDRTLTSFADLVDRLAQIRKDGFGEDDGEYTEGIFCVAAPVRDHTGAVVAALSCSAPRPRLDAREVDPQRIRELVRAHGHALSTDLGWSGATSGTNPRIPSTRR
- a CDS encoding SDR family NAD(P)-dependent oxidoreductase; amino-acid sequence: MDDSLRGLRALVTGSASGIGAATAARLRAHGAQVIGLDVRPSGPAPGGMSEFGSMGDAAASGPAGDDIVADLRDAEAVTAAVAAAAATLGGLDAVLNIAGVSAVGDVAANPDEEWARVLDVNVVAIARVSRAALPHLRRSDRASIVNVASIAATAGLPQRALYSASKGAVLALTRAMAADHCGENIRVNAVSPGTVATPWIDRLLSGAADPERGLAQLVARQPMGRLATADEVADAICYLVSPAASFLTGTAIEVDGGMAGLRLPPRH